The nucleotide window GTCGAGCTTTAGCGCCACAGGGAGTGCTAATGCCGCCAAGGCGAAGGCCACAGCAACGATGAGCCATGGTTTGCGACATTGGCTTCGAAGTAGTGTTGCGTAAATGTACCTAAATAGCCCCACGAGCGCGGAAGCTAGCACGTATATCCCTAAAGGAGGAAGGTCAAAACTAGCCCCGTTCGACCTCTAGTTCATCGGTTTCCCAGTGCAGAAAACCACCGTTTAGGAAAGCCACTGGGACACCCATTTTTTGCAAGCGCTCGGCTAAATCGCGCGCTTCATCGGTGCCGCGTCCGTATAGGACACGTTGTTTCCCATCATTTGGCGCAAGTTCGTCTAGGTGTTTTTCGATATCGGCTTCGGGGAGATTGATGGCTGAGGGGATGCGAAAGCGTGCATACGAGCTTGGATCGCGGATATCGACTGGCAGCACCTTGTTTTGCCGAATCAGGACAGCGAGGTCCTTCGGGCTGAATTCAGGGGATCCGGCTGGGAGTACGGGCTTTATAAAAGTAAGCAAGGCTTGCTTATCAACAGCGCCGGTGAGCTGATCGACAGCGCGCCCTTCGTTGATCAGCACCAACATCGGGATGGATTGCACACGAAAACCTTGTGCAATCATGGGACTCGCATCCACATCGACACGCACAATCTTCAGTTTGCCTTCAAGTTCCAGAGCCAGCTCATTTAGAATTGGTTCAATGATTTTGCAGGGTTGGCACCAGTCGGCGTACAAATCGACTAAAACAGGGAGCTCGGCCTGTAGCACGGCGGCCTGGAAATTCTGCTCGGTAACGGTTTGTATGGGCATTTTCTTTGCTATTAACGGAGCTTCTGCTTTTTAGCAAGTCGGCTGAAGATCATTTCCAGGGTGAAATTGCTGTCGAAAATTGCGGCTTTTGCTAAGCTGCGAGCGAGGAAGGAAAAAGATGTCTCGCTTATACCTGTGCTTTGCTTTTTCGATCGCTTTGCTTTTCGCTGCTCTATCCGCTCCATCAACAGCCAAGGCTTACCCTCGGCGTTTTGTAGAACGTCCGTTGGTCCTGCCGACAGCGACCTTACGGCTTGATGCAACCTTTCCCTTGGTTTCAGTGGATGTGCCAAACGATGATCGCATCAATACCTTTTCAATGTTGCTTGGTTTAGGCGTAGGGGTCACTCCGAAGCTTGAACTTGGAGCAGTGCTGTTACCTCAACAGCTCGCCGGCGACTTTGAATACCGTAACCCAAGTTTTTACGGTTTGTACAAACTGCTCGATACACGCATCGTTGATATCGCCTTTCGTGGTGATTTGTATTTGCCTTTTGATAATGCTCGGGAATACGTCAACGGAGCAGTGATGCCTTTTTCTCCTTGGTTCGGTGATGCAGCCGTGGGGATTCCCATAAGACTTCACATTGCTGATGTGGCTCGTCTTGATACCGGAGCACATCTCGGTTTGGTCTTTACGGATCCTTGGGGCAGTCGTTTTACTTTTCCTCTTCAACTTAGCTTGCAAGCGACGGAAGATTTTTTCATTGGCCCTCAAACTGGCATACAGGTTGTAGACGGTGACCGTGTGGATATTCCCTTTGGTATCTTTGCGGGCACAACTTTCGGGCCTGCAAACCGTCCGATTCTTGATTTGCTAGGCAAGTTTTATCTGCCTGATGTTGACGTAGGCTTTGATGTGTTTGTGCTGAGTGTGGGTTTGAATATCTATCTCTATTTGTAGGACGGTAATTTGGCAAATATCTCATACGGCAAAACGCAAATGATGTGGGCTAAGGCTGCACAGTCCATGGTGGCTGGTGAAGGCCATAGTGAAACCGTGATGGATGTACTTCACGCTCGCGCCATGCGGCACTTCGGAGATGGTCTGCGTCAGTACTTAACCGTACGACTTGCTGATGCTGCCATGGCTGAACACATCTATAACGAAGTGCATCGCTCAGCCTCCGTTTGGCCCACAGAACGCTTGATACAGCCGCCCGGTGCCAAAGCCCAACTGTACGGACTTGCACGCCGTCTGGCCAACCAAGCGCTGGAAGCAGAACGTTCGATGACACGTTCACGAAATAGCTTGCCATGGCGTCCGCCGAGAGAAGATGTTCCATCAAGTTACGTTCGTGCATTGAGTTATTTTCGTTCAGGTCTCGATCCGGTAGACGCTGAACTGCTTGAACTCTATTTCGTTCGCGAGCTGTCCTTTGAAGAGATAGCTTTTGTGGTGGATCGACCGCTTTCGGAAATCGAGAGCGACATGGCGCGCTTGATTCCGCATGCCCAGGAAATCGTGGGTGAGGCGCCTCCAAGCAAGATGGGTGGACTTGCTGGAGCAATGATCGAGGCCTTTGCCATGGGCCCTCATCTCGGAGCAGCCGAGGTCACCACGCATGTGGAAGAAGAAGAGCGTCCTCCTCTTCCAACAGGCACGCTAGTTGGCGGCCGTTATCAAGTTGAAACACGAGCAGGGACCGGATCCTTTGGTGATGTGTACCGTTGCAACGATTCGGAAGTCGAAGGGCACGTCGTAGCGCTCAAGTTACTACACCATGCGGCGATTTCTGAGAAAGCCCGCGCGTCTGCTTTGCGTGAGTTGCGGCTGATTGCTTCTGTGTTTCATCCCTCGATTGTGCTTTTCAAAGACCATGGCTGGTTTGAAGACCGCCTTTGGTTTGTGATGCCCTGGTATCACGGCGAAACGCTCGAAGATCGCATCAACCGTGCGCCACTGAGTCGTGCCGAAGCGCGCCATATTTTTGAGCCTTTAGCGCGCGCTTTGGCTGCCATGCACGCAGCGGGGGTGCGTCACCAAGACATCAAGCCGGAAAATATTTTTCTTGCACACACTTCCAGTTTTGGCCTTGGCTTTGAAGACAACGTGCTTCCTGTGCTTTTGGATTTAGGTGTGGCGGCTACCGAAGCCGAAGTGTTTTTGGCCGGCACACCCATGTACTTTGCCCCCGAAGTTGCTGCGCCCTTTGCATCGGTTCCGAACTCCAAAGAGATTACCGGCAAAGCAGACATCTTTTCATTGGCGCTTGCCCTGCGAAACGCCCTCGAGCCGGACACCCAAGAAGAGGTCGAAGGTGGCGCTATCGAGGCTTTTGTGCGGCATCGCGTGCAGAATATCCCGGAGTTTCCTCGGGGCGATCAACTTAAATATCTGCTTCCTTCTTTCAAACGCTGGCTGGCGGTGGATCCGGATGAGCGACCGACGGCCGAAGAGTTTGCCGATGAACTTTCCATCTTGACGCGACCGGAAGAACGCCGTGAGCGCCGGTTACGCACACTTCGATGGCTTGTTCCAGCCGTGGTTGCCATAGCCGTAAGTTTTGCTGCGGTGGTCATGTTGTTTTCGAAGCAAGCAGAAATTCAGCGCTTGCAAGCCCAGCGTGCACGTACCGAAGCGGCTTCTTTAAAAGGCGATCTTAATGCGCTTGAAGAAGACATCACGGATTTAAGGCAGCAATACCAAAGCAGCAAATACACGCGCCAACAATTAGCGGACAAACTTGCCGACGCAGAGGGCGAAGTCCGAGCGCTGAGCGCTCGTTTTGATCGCGTTAGCGCGCAACGCCGCGCTCTTCAAAAATCTTTAGAGGAAGAAGAGAGCAAAGTTAAAGACTTAAGTTCGAAACTCGAAACCACGCAAATCTCTTTGCAACAAGAAACGACGCGTGCCAACCAATTGCGAACGGACCTGGGCAGCGCAAAAAGCCAAATCACTTCGCTCAGCGCTGATTTGCAAGGTGCACAACGCAACGTGAGTCGACTTGAAACCGACTTAGAAAAAAGCAAGGTTCAGCAAAACTCCTTGCGCGGCGACTTGCAAAGTGCACGCTCTGATTTGGCAGCTGAAAAAGCACGCGCAAGGCGAATTGAGAGCGATCTTGAAAAAGCCAATGCTGGGCAGCGCAATGCTGAGCGTGAAGTGGCTGATCTAAGGCGCACCGTCCAGAGGCTACAACGTGAGCTCGATGCATTGCGGCGGGCAGGCTCGCCAGCGCGAACCCCTTAGCCAATGCTTTCCAAGCATAGAGGGGTTGACCCCAGCTTTGGTGACATATGTCCCCAGTGTAGTGTGAGTTAGGGGCCAGTGGGCCCCTTGCTCGGTCCTGCCTTGTTGTAATCACTAAACAAATTTTTTCCAACGGATTGGCACGCGCATTGCTTAACTACAATGTGAAAACCATTCATCTTTTTTGCCATCGCATGGAGCTTTTGCAGTAAAAGGTGCGACACCAGAACGGACTGACTCCGAAGCGTGTCGGGGGAAAGCGAACAGCAAGTGATAAAAAGCCCAAGAAACTTTAGTTGGTTGAGTCTTTCGCTGCTGCTTATCGGATGTGCTCAAGGAGCCGAAATCAATCCGAGCCTGAGCCCCGATGCCTCGGACTCGCCACAAGATCTTGCCTTTCTTAATGACGGCGGCACCGGTTTGGCAGTTGATGTTTTGGACTGTGATCCTGGTTTTTCCTTTGCGCCAACGCCTCCTGAAACCAGTAAGATCAACAAGGTTACTTATGAGAGCAAGGTTCGGGGCTATACCTATGTGAGTTATGTATTCGAAGGGCTGGGCAGCGTCGTTGCAGAAAATTTAGTGGTGGAAACTCCAAAGGAAACTGGGGATCGTTGGCGCTGGACTTGGGATGTTACCTTTGCTGAGGGTGGACTGGGCACTATTTATTTTAAAGCGAGTGAAATTGATGAAGGGGATCGACCCAGCTGTCAGTTTCGCGTGACGGCGAATGGACCGGCTCCGGACGTTGTGCCTCCGTTTGACGATCCCATGTGCGCGGAATCTTGTCCGGTTGTGGGGACGAACCTTGCCGGACCGACCCAATTTCCTCCCGATGGATGGTCGGGCGACTGGATTACTTTGGATTCGGCGGGCAATTGCGAAGGCGGGCATTGTCGAATTTGGTGCCCCTATGATCCCGCCCCTGGTAACCATCACACCGAGGCGTGTTGGCTTAGCTGGGAGCAACGCTTTATGAACTACGAAGACGCTTGTCGTTCGTATTGCAACAACAACACCGAAGGTGTTTGGAGTGAAACTGGCCACTATTGTGGCCCTCAATGAAGAGCACGTCCCAGACCTGTTTATTCGCGTTTTGCCGATGCGCCTAAAAATAGGTGGGAAATATATCTTGACTCCCCGGCTAACTTGATCTAATTGAAAATGATTATCATGAACGTTTTTGATCAAGCTCTTTCGGACTCTTCCAATTTTTATGGGAAATTCAACATCAGGCCGTTTCGGCGCTTTGGCCTTTTTGGGATTGTGGCGGTATCGCTTCTGCTGCATGGCCTGGCCTTTGCTGCGCTTGGCTTGTGTTCCATTGCGGAAGCCTCCGAAACGTTGCCGGCTGAGATTAGTTTCAGCATTGTGGGCGGCGAACTCTCATTGGGCGGTGAAACAAGTGGTGCAGATTCGGTACCCGAGCCCAAGAAAGTTCGTGTTCAGTCTCACAGAGCACAACCAAGCGCCGTGGCTTCCGAGAGTTCCATAGCGGTTGTTGATGCAGTGGAACATGCCGACTCCGGTGCGGAACAGGAAGCTTTGAGTAACGAGGGTTCGGCTTCGATCCCAACGAGCGGGCAGGGAAGTTCAGGTGGCTCTGCTTTATCCGAGGGTCATGGGGGCGGGGGCGGCTCGGCCAACATTGCAGGGCTCACGCGTGGCTGGATCAGCGCAGTAGGGCAGTTGCTTTTTCAAAGCGCTGCGCGTCGTTATCCGAGTGCGGCGCGTTTGCAGCGTTTAGAAGGCACAGTAGCTTTGCTGGTGAGGATTGATGCCTTGGGCGCCATTACAAAGGTGAGCGTTAAAACATCATCGGGGCATAGCGTGCTCGATCATGCTGCGCTTGCTGCGGTCCGCTCGATTGGGCGAGTGCCGGCGCCACCCAGCGTCATTCATTGGCGTCCACGGGCATTTACTTTGCCCATTGTTTATCGATTGAATTAATCACTTCACAACATCGAGGAGACAGGCAGATGGTTGCGGGATTATATACACGGGCTTATATTGAAAATGACATTCAGCTTCAAAAACGAGCAAGGCTCGTCCGAGCTTTGGGTTTGGCTTTCCTGACCTGTTTTTTTCTGGTTTTTTCAGCGTGCGAAGATTCAAACGCAAGCGAGCCAGGCCCGACGGACTACACGTTTTTAGCGCGCGACAGTGAGCTTTCAAGCGTATCGTATTCCGGTCAAATCTTGCGGCACGTACTTATTGAAGAACTTAATGATTACATCGCCGGGCTTACGGCGCGGATTGATAGCAGTCAGTTGCAGCCTGCCGAAGGCGACATTGCTCAAGACCTTAACTTTTATTACCGCTTTGATAGCGAGGTTGGCGGGCAAGTGGATTTGACACTGCCAAGTGAACTGCCCCTTGTGCAACAAAGCTACGATGACGTGGCTTCAGGTAAAAACCTGCATGAAAAACTCGCTGGCGTGGATGCGACGGGCCAGCACAAGGATTGGTCGACTTCCTTTGCTGGCTTTGAGCACGAGGATGTAAGATCTCCTGAAAGTCTCGTTGATTTTCTTTTTGACCAACTCGATGCGCTTGCTGTAGCGCGCAGCCACGGCGATGTGGGCATGGCCCCGGATGGCAGCCCGCTTCAAGTGCTTCATGTGACCGAAGAGGGTTGGGACATCAAAGAGCTGATCGAAGAGTTTATGTTGGGCGCCGTGATTTTCTCGCAAGCCACGGACGATTACTTGGACAGTGATCTTGAGGATCATGGTCTCAATGCTTCACACGACATGCTCGAAGAAGGCGAAAACGCAACGGTGCTTGAGCATCATTGGGATGAAGCTTTTGGCTATTTTGGCGCAGCACGTGACTATCTCGAATACAGCGTCGATGAGATTGTTACTCCGGGCTATCGTGACAGCAACGGTGATGGCGAGGTGGATCTGCAAAGTGAGTATAACTTTGCCTTTAGTGTTAAAGCGGCTCAACGTGATCGCGACAGTATCGTTCCCACTGATTTTACCGGCGACATTTTCAGAGCCTTCCGTGATGGACGGACGCTGCTAGCGTCGGTCGATGGCGCGCTATCCGATGCTGAGCACGCATCCTTGCTTGGGTATCGGGATGTGATTGTGTCGACCTGGGAAAAGGTGATTGCGGCCACGCTGATCCATTGCATTAATGAAACGCTCGCAGATACGGTGGCCTTGGGTAGTGAAGCTTATGATTTTTATGATCATGCAGAGCACTTCTCGGAGATGAAAGGCTTTGCACTGGCGCTGCAGTTCTCGCCTTTCTCTCCTTTGAGTGACGCGCAGTTTAATGCCCTTCATGAAAAAATCGGTCTCTACCCTGTGCTTGCACAAGGCGATGCCGCAGGGTATCAGGCAGCGCTGCTCGAGGCCCGAGCGCTCTTAGCCGAAGTCTATGCCTTTGATGAGGGCAATCTTGGTAACGATCAGGGTAAAAGCGGGTGGTGACAAAAATGTCGTTAATTAAGTTCAAAAGTAGACACAATTGGCATGTTTTCGGGTATTTAGTTGCCATTTTTGGCATGTGCCTAAATCTAAGCTGTGGCGGCTCATCGAACAGCGAAGCCGATCCAGGAGCGGCTTTTGATCGCAACGCTATGCTTTTGCACCTTGGAAACGAAGTCATTGTTCCGGCGTTGCAAGCGTTGGATGACCGCGCGGCATCCTTACTCGATGCCACCGCTGCCTATCAAGCTGCTGTGCAAAATGGTGGTGATGTGCAAGCGGCGCATGCAGCGGCGCAAGCGGCTTGGAAGCAAAGCATGCTTGCTCTGCAAGAACTTGAACCGATGCAGGTGGGTCCGGCTGGCTCAAGTGCTGCGGGTGGCGCCAAAGGCGGCATGGACTTGCGTGATGAA belongs to Myxococcales bacterium and includes:
- a CDS encoding TonB family protein, translated to MNVFDQALSDSSNFYGKFNIRPFRRFGLFGIVAVSLLLHGLAFAALGLCSIAEASETLPAEISFSIVGGELSLGGETSGADSVPEPKKVRVQSHRAQPSAVASESSIAVVDAVEHADSGAEQEALSNEGSASIPTSGQGSSGGSALSEGHGGGGGSANIAGLTRGWISAVGQLLFQSAARRYPSAARLQRLEGTVALLVRIDALGAITKVSVKTSSGHSVLDHAALAAVRSIGRVPAPPSVIHWRPRAFTLPIVYRLN
- a CDS encoding DUF4856 domain-containing protein, giving the protein MVAGLYTRAYIENDIQLQKRARLVRALGLAFLTCFFLVFSACEDSNASEPGPTDYTFLARDSELSSVSYSGQILRHVLIEELNDYIAGLTARIDSSQLQPAEGDIAQDLNFYYRFDSEVGGQVDLTLPSELPLVQQSYDDVASGKNLHEKLAGVDATGQHKDWSTSFAGFEHEDVRSPESLVDFLFDQLDALAVARSHGDVGMAPDGSPLQVLHVTEEGWDIKELIEEFMLGAVIFSQATDDYLDSDLEDHGLNASHDMLEEGENATVLEHHWDEAFGYFGAARDYLEYSVDEIVTPGYRDSNGDGEVDLQSEYNFAFSVKAAQRDRDSIVPTDFTGDIFRAFRDGRTLLASVDGALSDAEHASLLGYRDVIVSTWEKVIAATLIHCINETLADTVALGSEAYDFYDHAEHFSEMKGFALALQFSPFSPLSDAQFNALHEKIGLYPVLAQGDAAGYQAALLEARALLAEVYAFDEGNLGNDQGKSGW
- the trxA gene encoding thioredoxin, encoding MPIQTVTEQNFQAAVLQAELPVLVDLYADWCQPCKIIEPILNELALELEGKLKIVRVDVDASPMIAQGFRVQSIPMLVLINEGRAVDQLTGAVDKQALLTFIKPVLPAGSPEFSPKDLAVLIRQNKVLPVDIRDPSSYARFRIPSAINLPEADIEKHLDELAPNDGKQRVLYGRGTDEARDLAERLQKMGVPVAFLNGGFLHWETDELEVERG
- a CDS encoding protein kinase produces the protein MANISYGKTQMMWAKAAQSMVAGEGHSETVMDVLHARAMRHFGDGLRQYLTVRLADAAMAEHIYNEVHRSASVWPTERLIQPPGAKAQLYGLARRLANQALEAERSMTRSRNSLPWRPPREDVPSSYVRALSYFRSGLDPVDAELLELYFVRELSFEEIAFVVDRPLSEIESDMARLIPHAQEIVGEAPPSKMGGLAGAMIEAFAMGPHLGAAEVTTHVEEEERPPLPTGTLVGGRYQVETRAGTGSFGDVYRCNDSEVEGHVVALKLLHHAAISEKARASALRELRLIASVFHPSIVLFKDHGWFEDRLWFVMPWYHGETLEDRINRAPLSRAEARHIFEPLARALAAMHAAGVRHQDIKPENIFLAHTSSFGLGFEDNVLPVLLDLGVAATEAEVFLAGTPMYFAPEVAAPFASVPNSKEITGKADIFSLALALRNALEPDTQEEVEGGAIEAFVRHRVQNIPEFPRGDQLKYLLPSFKRWLAVDPDERPTAEEFADELSILTRPEERRERRLRTLRWLVPAVVAIAVSFAAVVMLFSKQAEIQRLQAQRARTEAASLKGDLNALEEDITDLRQQYQSSKYTRQQLADKLADAEGEVRALSARFDRVSAQRRALQKSLEEEESKVKDLSSKLETTQISLQQETTRANQLRTDLGSAKSQITSLSADLQGAQRNVSRLETDLEKSKVQQNSLRGDLQSARSDLAAEKARARRIESDLEKANAGQRNAEREVADLRRTVQRLQRELDALRRAGSPARTP